The Thermothielavioides terrestris NRRL 8126 chromosome 2, complete sequence genome includes a region encoding these proteins:
- a CDS encoding 40S ribosomal protein S13 gives MGRLHSKGKGISSSAIPYSRNPPSWLKTTPEQVVDQICKLAKKGATPSQIGVILRDSHGIAQVKVVTGNKILRILKSNGLAPDIPEDLYMLIRKAVAVRKHLERNRKDKDSKFRLILIESRIHRLARYYKTVGVLPPTWKYESATASTLVA, from the exons atGGGTCGTCTTCAcagcaagggcaagggcatctcgtcctcggccatCCCCTACTCGCGCAACCCGCCCTCGTGGCTGAAGACCACGCCGGAGCAGGTCGTCGACCAGATCTGCAAGCTCGCCAAGAAGGGCGCGACCCCGTCGCAGATCGGCGTCATCCTCCGTGACTCGCACGGCATTGCCCAGGTCAAGGTCGTCACCG GTAACAAGATCCTTCGGATCCTGAAGAGCAATG GCCTTGCCCCCGATATCCCGGAGGACCTGTACATGCTCATCAGGAAG GCTGTTGCCGTCCGCAAGCACCTTGAGCGCAACCGCAAGGACAAGGACTCCAAGTTCCGCCTGATTCTCATCGAGTCCCGCATCCACCGCCTGGCCCGCTACTACAAGaccgtcggcgtcctcccGCCCACGTGGAAGTACGAGTCCGCGACCGCCAGCACCCTCGTTGCCTAA